A single Sulfurimonas crateris DNA region contains:
- the dbpA gene encoding ATP-dependent RNA helicase DbpA, translating to MSKRDFSNLPLSKEMLHNLGEMGYKEMTAIQEQSLPYILEGRDVIAQAKTGSGKTAAFGIGLLYKLQVKKFRVQSLVLCPTRELADQVARELRMLARFAHNVKILTLCGGAAFGPQLGSLRHGAHIIVGTPGRILKHLKKATLSLEDVDMLVLDEADRMLDMGFSEEINEVLEFVPKARQTLLFSATYTDEIMDISASIQNSAINIKTTSTEVANKIIERFYEVEGSQKINVLINILGNYKPDNVIVFANTKVEVQEIADTLQKNRIDALAIHGDLEQYERNDVLVQFANKSCRVLVATDVAARGLDIKELSMVVNYDLPHSEEIYTHRIGRTARAGEEGEAFTLYAPYEAPKADEYKNESRLFEGAATLKSVNGFEMKPQNITLVIEGGKKDKVRAGDILGALTGEAGLSGDSIGKIDIYERQSYVAIEACKVDEAHDKLKSGKIKGKKFSVWIL from the coding sequence ATGAGTAAAAGAGATTTTTCAAACCTTCCTCTTAGCAAAGAGATGCTGCATAACCTCGGTGAGATGGGCTATAAAGAGATGACAGCGATTCAAGAGCAGAGTCTGCCGTATATACTTGAGGGCAGGGACGTAATAGCTCAGGCAAAGACGGGAAGCGGAAAAACTGCCGCTTTTGGTATCGGACTGCTCTATAAGCTTCAGGTAAAAAAGTTCAGAGTACAATCTTTGGTGCTCTGTCCGACACGCGAACTCGCCGATCAGGTGGCGCGTGAGCTTAGAATGCTTGCAAGATTTGCCCACAACGTAAAGATACTCACACTTTGCGGCGGAGCGGCCTTTGGTCCTCAGCTCGGCTCGCTTCGTCACGGCGCACATATTATCGTAGGAACTCCGGGGCGGATACTGAAACATCTAAAAAAAGCCACACTCTCGCTTGAAGATGTCGATATGCTGGTTTTAGATGAGGCGGACAGAATGCTCGATATGGGTTTTAGCGAGGAGATAAACGAAGTTTTGGAGTTTGTTCCAAAAGCTAGACAGACTCTTCTCTTCTCGGCTACATACACCGATGAGATCATGGATATCAGCGCATCGATCCAAAACAGTGCCATAAATATAAAGACCACCTCTACAGAAGTTGCCAATAAGATTATAGAGCGTTTTTATGAGGTAGAGGGTTCGCAGAAGATAAACGTGCTTATCAATATACTCGGCAATTACAAACCCGATAACGTTATTGTGTTTGCTAACACAAAGGTTGAGGTACAGGAGATAGCAGATACTCTGCAGAAAAACAGAATAGATGCACTCGCTATTCACGGGGATCTGGAGCAGTACGAGAGAAACGACGTGTTAGTACAGTTTGCTAACAAAAGCTGCAGAGTGTTAGTTGCAACGGACGTTGCCGCACGCGGACTTGACATCAAAGAGCTCTCCATGGTCGTAAACTATGACCTCCCTCACAGCGAAGAGATATACACACACCGCATAGGCAGAACCGCTCGTGCGGGAGAAGAGGGTGAGGCTTTTACTCTTTATGCTCCTTATGAGGCTCCTAAAGCGGATGAGTACAAAAACGAGAGCCGCCTTTTTGAGGGTGCAGCCACTCTAAAGAGTGTTAACGGTTTTGAGATGAAGCCGCAAAATATAACGCTTGTCATAGAGGGCGGCAAAAAAGATAAGGTGCGTGCAGGCGATATTTTAGGCGCACTTACGGGCGAAGCGGGACTTAGCGGTGATTCTATTGGAAAGATAGATATCTATGAGAGACAGAGTTACGTCGCCATAGAGGCTTGTAAAGTTGATGAGGCTCACGATAAGTTAAAGAGCGGAAAGATAAAAGGGAAGAAGTTTTCAGTTTGGATTCTTTAA
- a CDS encoding YgjP-like metallopeptidase domain-containing protein → MDSLKYINHYSESTKKQVLELIAQEKLGEHLKKKYPTAHDVKTDKALFGYVNELKSSYIKNAPPLSKVLYDGKINVIHNALGTHHFISRVQGAKLKSKNEIRIASMFKSAPLEFLEMIAVHELSHFKAKEHNRAFYSLCEYMQPSYHQVEFDLRLYLTQMELFGKMDEWN, encoded by the coding sequence TTGGATTCTTTAAAATATATCAATCACTACTCGGAATCGACAAAGAAGCAGGTGCTAGAGCTTATAGCGCAGGAGAAGTTGGGAGAGCACCTCAAAAAAAAGTATCCGACTGCCCATGATGTAAAAACTGATAAAGCGCTATTTGGCTACGTGAACGAGCTTAAAAGCTCTTACATAAAAAATGCGCCTCCTCTTAGCAAGGTTCTTTACGACGGTAAGATAAACGTTATTCACAACGCTCTTGGGACGCATCACTTTATCTCAAGGGTTCAGGGCGCAAAACTAAAGAGCAAAAACGAGATACGCATAGCTTCAATGTTTAAAAGTGCGCCTTTGGAGTTTTTGGAGATGATAGCGGTGCATGAGCTCTCCCATTTTAAAGCAAAAGAGCATAATAGGGCATTTTATTCTCTGTGCGAGTATATGCAGCCATCTTACCACCAAGTGGAGTTTGATCTTAGGCTCTATCTGACACAGATGGAACTTTTTGGCAAAATGGATGAGTGGAATTAA
- a CDS encoding CHASE domain-containing protein gives MTSRCYNSPISFSKKAFVYNRATVFLVFLFSILVAAAIWFAAQNFHKALATQKFEDTVHENIDMIKNRMQRYENILQSGVGFFHGSEHVSRKGWHDFIEAINVKKNYPGIQGIGFSKMIKPEDVAKVEQEMREEGLTSFSIRPLGEREIYSSILYLEPLDERNTAAIGYDMFSEPTRRAAMQKAMDSAEAAITGKVTLVQEIDEDVQPGILMYLPIYKKGVNISSIENRRKAIQGFIYSPFRMNDLMNRIVLKRSVLNFDIYDNGNISQEHLLYRSYEPSSYRSKFQAQKTIKLNNVSWQINFSSTKEFDRSVDTIYPLLMTAAGLAVQFFLLYIALTLFKSKHIFKIQSQELLKLSQALEQSPNTILITDLDGNIEYANRAFTKITGYTKDEAIGRNPRFLQSGKTGAQAYNDMWHTLKLGKTWHGEFINKNKNGVEYIEGVKAAPIFRADGTISHFMAIKEDITDKKRSEERINFLANFDSLTGLPNRFQLEERLGFAIKMAKRNSEKLSVMFLDLDNFKEVNDTLGHDAGDALLIGLSKRFSSVLREVDTVSRLGGDEFIFLLPNTDDSGASYTAEKLLKIIETPCDYDGNDMLVTGSIGIAIYPDDGLDQQTLFKNADTAMYLAKESGRNRYHFFKQRGLN, from the coding sequence TTGACGTCAAGGTGTTACAACTCGCCCATATCATTTTCAAAAAAAGCTTTTGTCTATAACAGAGCAACTGTTTTTCTTGTATTTCTATTTTCAATTCTTGTTGCCGCTGCTATCTGGTTTGCTGCTCAGAACTTTCATAAAGCCCTTGCCACGCAAAAATTTGAAGATACTGTACATGAGAACATAGATATGATAAAAAACCGTATGCAAAGATATGAGAACATCCTTCAAAGCGGAGTAGGATTTTTTCACGGCAGCGAACATGTAAGCCGCAAAGGGTGGCATGACTTTATAGAAGCTATTAATGTAAAAAAGAACTATCCTGGGATTCAAGGAATCGGATTTTCAAAGATGATCAAGCCCGAAGATGTGGCAAAAGTAGAACAGGAGATGAGAGAAGAAGGGCTTACATCATTTTCGATCAGACCCTTGGGAGAGCGTGAGATATACAGCTCTATTTTATACCTTGAACCTCTGGATGAGAGAAATACTGCGGCAATAGGCTACGATATGTTCTCAGAGCCCACCCGAAGAGCGGCTATGCAAAAAGCTATGGATAGCGCAGAGGCTGCCATTACTGGAAAGGTGACTCTAGTTCAAGAGATCGACGAAGATGTGCAGCCCGGTATTTTAATGTATCTGCCAATATATAAAAAAGGCGTAAATATCAGCAGTATCGAGAATAGACGCAAAGCTATACAAGGATTTATCTACAGCCCTTTTCGTATGAACGACCTTATGAACAGAATAGTTTTAAAAAGGTCTGTTCTGAATTTTGACATATATGACAATGGAAATATCTCACAAGAGCACCTACTCTACAGATCTTACGAGCCATCATCATACAGATCAAAGTTTCAGGCCCAAAAAACGATCAAACTAAACAACGTATCTTGGCAGATAAACTTCTCTAGTACAAAAGAGTTTGATAGATCCGTAGATACTATATACCCACTTTTAATGACGGCGGCAGGCTTAGCGGTGCAGTTTTTTTTGCTATATATTGCCTTGACGCTTTTTAAAAGCAAACACATTTTTAAAATTCAATCTCAAGAGCTTTTAAAGCTCTCTCAAGCCCTCGAACAGAGCCCAAATACTATTCTAATTACTGACTTGGATGGGAATATTGAATATGCAAATAGAGCTTTTACAAAGATCACAGGCTATACAAAAGATGAGGCTATAGGAAGAAATCCGCGCTTTTTACAGTCGGGCAAGACGGGTGCCCAAGCCTACAACGATATGTGGCATACCTTAAAGCTGGGCAAAACTTGGCACGGAGAGTTTATAAACAAAAATAAAAACGGTGTAGAGTATATCGAGGGTGTAAAAGCGGCACCGATCTTTAGAGCAGACGGAACGATATCTCACTTCATGGCTATAAAAGAGGATATAACTGATAAAAAACGCTCGGAGGAGCGCATTAATTTTCTTGCAAACTTCGACTCTCTTACCGGACTTCCAAACAGATTTCAACTAGAGGAGCGTCTTGGCTTTGCCATAAAAATGGCAAAACGTAACAGCGAAAAGCTAAGCGTTATGTTTTTGGATCTTGACAACTTTAAAGAGGTAAATGATACTCTGGGACATGATGCGGGCGATGCTCTTTTAATAGGACTATCAAAACGCTTTAGCTCTGTCCTGCGCGAGGTAGACACTGTCTCGCGTCTAGGCGGAGACGAGTTTATATTTCTGCTGCCAAATACAGATGACTCAGGCGCTTCATACACAGCAGAGAAACTCCTTAAAATAATTGAGACACCGTGTGACTATGACGGGAACGATATGCTAGTTACAGGCTCTATCGGCATAGCGATCTACCCTGATGACGGGCTTGATCAACAGACACTCTTCAAAAATGCAGATACGGCGATGTATCTGGCAAAAGAGAGTGGAAGAAACAGATACCACTTCTTTAAACAAAGAGGATTGAATTAA
- a CDS encoding ABC-F family ATP-binding cassette domain-containing protein, whose protein sequence is MIQILNISKNFAKQELFSNLSLRLNSGNKVGLVGRNGSGKSTLFKIILGEETPDSGEVIIPKGYKIGALKQYLEFSESTLREEAALALEEDMKYDLYRVEKILFGLGFTQEDLEKDPLSFSGGYQIRINLAKLLVTEPNLLLLDEPTNYLDIISLRWLKNFLKAFEGEVILITHDRDFMDGVTTHTMGIIRKKLNIVQGDTHKFYGQLKADEELYEKQKISQDKKVKELEEFIAKNKARASTAALAQSKVKQLEKMELLEDLGYDSTLKFDFSYKDTPAKVLLDVKELSFGYTPQNILFKNISFVLQKGECLGIIGKNGKGKSTLLNTIAGELKPLKGEVHMHPSTSFAHFGQTNIARLDPNNNVLDEIHSANTKLSAQAVRGIAGAMMFSGDSADKKVSLLSGGEKSRVMLGQILARDVNLLLLDEPTNHLDMDSIEALTTAIQNFDGSTIIVTHSEELLRRTCDRLIIFTKEGAEYFDGGYDLFLEKMGWEEEEDEKSKEKPKTNNTKESKKLRAELVRERNAQTSPLKKKVQKLEESIIGTEELLSLNHDKLTSASNEGDTIKIMELSKLIASQESEIEELFELLEATQSELDLINQRYDEKIALLD, encoded by the coding sequence ATGATACAGATTCTTAATATCTCCAAAAATTTTGCAAAGCAGGAGCTCTTTAGCAACCTGAGCCTAAGACTGAACTCCGGCAATAAAGTAGGTCTTGTAGGTCGCAACGGAAGCGGTAAATCTACACTTTTTAAGATCATCTTGGGTGAAGAGACTCCCGACAGCGGTGAGGTTATCATACCAAAAGGGTACAAAATAGGCGCGCTTAAACAGTATCTTGAGTTTAGCGAGAGCACACTTAGAGAAGAGGCGGCACTAGCTCTTGAAGAGGATATGAAGTATGACCTCTACAGGGTCGAGAAGATCCTCTTTGGTCTGGGTTTTACACAAGAAGATCTGGAAAAAGACCCTCTCTCCTTCTCTGGAGGTTATCAGATACGCATTAACCTTGCCAAACTGTTAGTGACCGAGCCAAACCTACTTCTTCTGGATGAGCCGACAAACTACCTTGACATCATCTCTCTTAGATGGCTTAAAAACTTTCTAAAAGCGTTTGAGGGTGAAGTGATCCTTATCACCCACGATCGTGATTTTATGGATGGTGTAACGACCCATACGATGGGTATCATAAGAAAAAAACTAAATATCGTCCAAGGCGATACGCACAAGTTTTATGGGCAGCTTAAAGCGGATGAGGAGCTTTATGAGAAGCAGAAGATATCGCAGGATAAAAAGGTAAAAGAGCTTGAGGAGTTCATTGCCAAGAACAAAGCTCGCGCCTCAACCGCCGCTCTTGCACAGTCAAAAGTAAAACAGCTTGAGAAGATGGAGCTGCTTGAAGATCTTGGCTATGACTCCACGCTGAAGTTCGATTTTAGCTACAAAGATACACCCGCAAAAGTTCTGCTTGATGTTAAAGAGCTAAGTTTCGGTTATACGCCCCAGAACATCCTCTTTAAAAATATCTCTTTTGTACTCCAAAAGGGTGAGTGTCTGGGCATCATTGGAAAGAACGGCAAGGGTAAATCAACTCTTTTAAATACGATCGCAGGTGAGCTAAAACCGCTAAAGGGCGAAGTTCATATGCACCCTAGCACCTCTTTTGCACACTTCGGGCAGACAAATATTGCAAGACTCGATCCAAACAACAATGTCCTCGATGAGATACACTCAGCCAACACAAAACTTTCGGCTCAGGCTGTTCGTGGCATTGCGGGGGCTATGATGTTTAGCGGAGATAGTGCGGATAAAAAGGTCTCTCTTCTCTCGGGAGGCGAAAAGAGCCGTGTAATGCTGGGGCAGATATTAGCGCGGGATGTAAACCTTCTTCTTTTGGATGAGCCTACGAACCACTTGGATATGGACTCCATAGAGGCACTCACAACTGCTATACAGAATTTCGATGGCTCGACCATTATAGTAACGCACTCCGAGGAGCTGTTGCGCCGCACGTGTGACAGGCTTATTATATTCACCAAAGAGGGTGCAGAGTATTTTGACGGCGGATATGACCTCTTTTTAGAGAAGATGGGATGGGAAGAAGAGGAAGATGAGAAGTCCAAAGAGAAGCCAAAAACAAACAACACCAAAGAGAGCAAAAAACTAAGAGCAGAACTTGTAAGAGAGAGAAATGCCCAGACCTCGCCTCTGAAAAAAAAGGTTCAAAAGCTCGAAGAGTCTATTATTGGCACAGAGGAGCTTCTCTCACTCAATCACGACAAACTGACATCAGCTTCAAATGAGGGCGACACCATCAAAATAATGGAGCTTTCAAAGCTTATTGCGTCACAAGAGAGCGAGATCGAAGAGCTTTTTGAGCTTTTAGAAGCTACCCAGAGCGAACTGGATTTGATCAATCAAAGATATGATGAAAAGATAGCTCTGCTTGATTGA
- a CDS encoding RBBP9/YdeN family alpha/beta hydrolase, with amino-acid sequence MKRVLILHGWGGSNFPHWQSWLASEIAKDYGCVSFLKFSDADFPNKNKWLVQLTKELQDFKPDIVICHSVANTLWFHLCHEGKTEEIENLFLVVPPSMKCDIEELKSFFPCKIPTNLHAKNSLLITSTDDPYMTRQEADELQKALGIEMLILKNAGHVNSDSGYGEWPWMLETINNL; translated from the coding sequence ATGAAGAGAGTTCTAATCCTTCACGGCTGGGGCGGGAGTAATTTCCCGCACTGGCAGAGTTGGCTGGCATCTGAGATCGCTAAAGATTACGGGTGTGTGAGTTTTTTAAAGTTTAGCGATGCTGACTTTCCAAACAAAAACAAGTGGTTAGTCCAGTTAACCAAAGAGTTGCAAGATTTTAAACCCGATATCGTTATTTGCCACTCAGTAGCAAATACGCTCTGGTTTCATCTATGCCATGAGGGTAAAACAGAAGAGATAGAGAATCTTTTTCTTGTTGTGCCTCCGAGCATGAAGTGCGACATTGAAGAGCTGAAGAGCTTTTTTCCATGCAAAATACCGACAAATCTGCATGCCAAAAATTCACTTCTCATCACCTCAACCGATGATCCATACATGACACGCCAAGAAGCAGATGAGCTTCAAAAAGCACTGGGTATCGAGATGCTGATTTTAAAAAATGCGGGACATGTCAACAGTGACAGCGGATACGGCGAATGGCCATGGATGCTTGAGACCATAAACAATCTATGA
- the gltX gene encoding glutamate--tRNA ligase, protein MVVTRFAPSPTGYLHIGGLRTALFSYLWARKNSGKFLLRIEDTDKARNSKEAADAIVNAFHWLGLEHDGEIVYQSQRDEIYAGYIDQLLDEGKAYRCYMSKEELAELRETQMANKERTKYDGKYRDFTGTPPEGVEPVIRIKAPLNGEIVVCDGVKGNIIFKAEDILDDFVIARADGSPTYNFVVAIDDHLMGVTEVIRGDDHLSNTPKQIVIYEALGFDIPKFHHVPMIHNQEGKKLSKRDGATDVMAYKEMGYTPEALLNFLVRLGWSHGDQEIFSADEMRELFDPKNINRSASIYNTEKLDWLNSHYIKNTPNNELAKLLEQYGLLLTSHDKKEILLDAIKERAKTLKEMASLVYEIITTPSYYDQKAVEKALKGDAFEVLNAFGAKISAAKELHLPSDYHHLMQEVVDEMGIGFGKIGQPLRVALLGKMSGPGLDSVMAIIGRDETMLRIANVIAEHS, encoded by the coding sequence ATGGTTGTCACTCGTTTTGCTCCAAGTCCTACGGGCTATCTACATATCGGCGGCTTAAGAACGGCTCTTTTTTCTTATCTCTGGGCTAGAAAAAACAGCGGCAAGTTTCTTCTTCGCATTGAAGACACCGACAAAGCAAGAAATTCAAAAGAAGCGGCAGATGCCATCGTAAATGCATTTCATTGGCTTGGTCTGGAGCATGACGGCGAGATAGTGTACCAATCTCAAAGAGATGAGATATATGCAGGGTATATAGATCAACTTTTAGATGAGGGAAAAGCCTACAGATGCTATATGTCAAAAGAGGAGCTCGCAGAGCTTAGAGAGACTCAGATGGCAAACAAAGAGAGAACCAAATATGACGGCAAGTATCGTGACTTTACAGGCACTCCTCCTGAGGGAGTAGAGCCCGTTATCCGTATAAAAGCGCCTCTAAATGGAGAGATAGTCGTTTGTGATGGTGTCAAAGGCAACATTATTTTCAAAGCCGAGGATATTTTGGATGATTTTGTAATTGCCAGAGCTGACGGCTCTCCTACATACAACTTTGTCGTTGCAATAGATGACCATCTTATGGGTGTGACAGAAGTTATACGCGGGGACGACCACCTCTCAAACACACCAAAACAGATAGTTATCTATGAAGCACTAGGTTTTGATATACCGAAGTTTCACCATGTTCCTATGATCCACAACCAAGAGGGTAAGAAGCTCTCAAAACGTGACGGTGCAACGGATGTTATGGCATACAAAGAGATGGGATATACTCCCGAAGCGCTTCTTAACTTTTTAGTGCGTCTTGGATGGAGCCACGGAGATCAGGAGATTTTTTCCGCAGATGAGATGAGAGAGCTTTTTGACCCTAAAAACATCAACCGCTCGGCTTCCATCTACAACACCGAAAAGCTTGACTGGCTGAACTCTCACTATATCAAGAACACTCCAAACAACGAGCTTGCAAAACTGCTTGAGCAGTATGGTCTGCTTCTTACCTCTCACGATAAAAAAGAGATCCTGCTAGATGCCATAAAAGAGCGTGCAAAGACTCTAAAAGAGATGGCGTCTCTTGTATATGAGATCATAACGACTCCAAGCTATTACGATCAAAAAGCAGTGGAGAAAGCACTCAAAGGAGATGCATTTGAAGTACTAAACGCTTTTGGCGCAAAGATCTCTGCTGCCAAAGAGCTTCACCTTCCAAGCGATTACCACCACCTAATGCAAGAGGTCGTAGATGAGATGGGGATTGGTTTTGGCAAGATAGGACAGCCTCTGCGTGTCGCTCTTTTGGGCAAGATGAGCGGTCCTGGGCTTGACAGCGTTATGGCGATAATCGGCAGAGATGAGACCATGCTGCGTATTGCAAACGTTATTGCCGAGCACTCATAA
- a CDS encoding peptidylprolyl isomerase — MYKILLSLFIGAMLNAELINGVGVVVKGEPITLYDIKEEMKISRLDAQSATDSLIRKKLEEAEIEERKISVTSSEVYDDIKKTAMTNKMSIDELYEAVRNSNGLTSTEFKAKTKEKLLSQKLYSAIAYSSIDTPSEDELKEYYELHKDEFLRPSAFDVTIYSSKNRNALEKKTTIPMFHSDEIKMDEQILEYGRISPELSRLLENTQLNTFTPVVSEPNGMFVSFYLKEVKVPSSVEYEGVKNQIMNLIMSQKREQVLSDHFARLRNSADIKIIREL; from the coding sequence ATGTATAAGATACTTTTATCTCTTTTTATTGGTGCGATGTTAAACGCGGAGCTTATTAACGGTGTTGGCGTCGTAGTAAAAGGGGAGCCGATAACTCTTTATGATATAAAAGAGGAGATGAAAATATCTAGACTCGATGCACAGAGCGCGACAGATAGTCTCATAAGAAAAAAGCTCGAAGAAGCTGAGATAGAAGAGCGCAAAATAAGTGTTACAAGCTCTGAGGTTTATGACGATATAAAAAAGACCGCTATGACGAACAAGATGAGCATAGATGAGCTTTACGAGGCGGTTAGAAACTCGAACGGACTAACTTCTACAGAGTTTAAAGCTAAAACAAAAGAGAAGCTCCTCTCACAAAAACTCTACTCTGCGATCGCTTACTCATCTATTGACACTCCAAGCGAAGATGAGTTAAAAGAGTACTATGAGCTGCACAAAGATGAGTTTTTACGTCCAAGCGCTTTTGATGTGACGATATACAGCTCAAAAAATAGAAATGCACTTGAGAAAAAGACGACTATTCCTATGTTTCACTCAGATGAGATAAAGATGGATGAGCAGATATTGGAGTACGGCAGAATCTCTCCGGAACTATCCCGACTTCTTGAAAATACTCAGCTCAACACATTTACTCCCGTTGTCTCTGAGCCAAACGGTATGTTCGTGAGTTTTTACCTAAAAGAGGTAAAAGTGCCAAGCAGCGTAGAGTATGAGGGTGTTAAAAATCAGATAATGAACCTTATTATGTCTCAAAAAAGAGAGCAGGTACTGAGTGATCACTTTGCAAGACTCAGAAACAGTGCGGATATAAAAATAATTAGAGAACTCTAA
- a CDS encoding deoxycytidylate deaminase → MLSDENFINIAQELASASKCVSKQVGAVIVKDGRILSTGYNGTPAGYINCREHWEGEYTSEHHEWSKTYEIHAEMNAIIWAARKGISIEGATIYVTLEPCSECSKNIIASGIKRIVYLKPYEHNHSEIISKFIKDNNVIIEMLGQRG, encoded by the coding sequence ATGTTGAGTGATGAAAATTTTATAAATATCGCGCAGGAACTAGCAAGCGCTTCAAAGTGTGTCTCCAAGCAGGTCGGTGCAGTAATAGTAAAAGATGGCAGAATACTAAGCACAGGCTATAACGGAACTCCTGCAGGGTATATAAACTGTCGTGAGCACTGGGAGGGAGAGTATACTTCCGAGCATCATGAGTGGTCAAAGACTTACGAGATACATGCTGAGATGAACGCAATCATCTGGGCCGCAAGAAAAGGCATAAGCATAGAGGGCGCAACAATTTACGTCACACTTGAGCCCTGCAGCGAGTGCAGTAAAAATATCATAGCGAGCGGAATCAAGCGCATAGTCTATCTGAAACCTTATGAGCATAATCACTCAGAGATCATCTCAAAATTTATAAAAGATAACAATGTAATCATTGAAATGTTAGGTCAAAGAGGTTAA
- a CDS encoding iron-sulfur cluster assembly scaffold protein, translated as MDEQKALEAEIGRHLMQPENYGKLEEATCVGVGIDHATKSYVIMYINRDKSSILDVKFGTNGNQDTTTLGSIFTEMIKGESIEEALEITSNLEKDLQESYAAIPAPKVDTSKPEGEQVEHISTEHQDSANMVLTSFRAAMRHYDRKLGGIDEEQFEMSIVKTCPYSTKECNLVAKDKKKS; from the coding sequence ATGGATGAACAAAAAGCATTAGAGGCTGAGATAGGAAGACATCTTATGCAGCCGGAAAACTATGGCAAACTTGAAGAAGCTACTTGTGTCGGAGTGGGGATTGACCACGCGACGAAAAGTTATGTCATTATGTATATAAACAGAGACAAGAGCTCTATACTTGACGTAAAATTTGGTACAAACGGAAATCAGGACACTACCACGCTTGGTTCTATCTTTACCGAAATGATAAAGGGTGAGAGCATAGAAGAGGCGCTTGAGATAACTTCAAATTTGGAGAAAGATCTACAAGAGAGTTATGCGGCTATTCCTGCGCCAAAAGTAGATACAAGCAAGCCAGAAGGCGAGCAGGTCGAGCATATCTCAACAGAGCATCAAGACAGCGCAAATATGGTGCTTACATCATTTCGTGCCGCAATGCGCCATTATGATAGAAAACTGGGTGGCATAGATGAGGAGCAGTTTGAGATGAGCATAGTTAAAACCTGTCCATACTCTACAAAAGAGTGCAATCTTGTTGCAAAAGATAAGAAAAAATCTTAA
- the arsC gene encoding arsenate reductase (glutaredoxin) (This arsenate reductase requires both glutathione and glutaredoxin to convert arsenate to arsenite, after which the efflux transporter formed by ArsA and ArsB can extrude the arsenite from the cell, providing resistance.) produces the protein MQEIKIWHNPKCSKSREAMEILKEKKCDAKVVKYLEESPNEDQIKSILKMLDIAPRELMRIKEDIYKELNLKDVKDDEALIEAMAKHPKLIERPIIIKGGRAIIGRPTERIAEFLDS, from the coding sequence ATGCAAGAAATAAAAATATGGCACAACCCCAAATGTTCAAAGTCACGCGAAGCTATGGAGATACTAAAAGAGAAAAAGTGTGATGCCAAAGTTGTAAAGTATTTGGAAGAGTCTCCAAATGAAGATCAGATCAAGAGCATATTAAAAATGCTTGACATTGCGCCAAGAGAGTTGATGAGAATAAAGGAAGATATATACAAAGAGCTGAATTTAAAGGATGTCAAAGATGATGAAGCTCTAATAGAAGCGATGGCAAAACATCCAAAACTTATTGAGCGCCCCATAATTATAAAGGGCGGTAGAGCGATAATCGGGCGACCTACCGAGAGGATCGCGGAGTTTTTAGACTCTTAA
- a CDS encoding DUF4395 domain-containing protein, which produces MGSCPVIFKKVDQNVVRVMAGLVSAIAVIFIISPQLWLLTLLLYDFLVRSLDYKKASPIFHLAKIIAKMLGLKKIEIDAGAKEFALKIGFVFVLISFIMFSLGEALAAVLVVAVLLVCAFLELTFNYCVGCQIYKILKKFTKLF; this is translated from the coding sequence ATGGGGTCTTGTCCTGTAATATTTAAAAAAGTCGATCAAAACGTGGTCAGAGTAATGGCAGGTTTGGTCTCTGCCATAGCGGTTATATTTATAATATCTCCTCAGCTCTGGCTTTTAACACTTCTGCTATATGATTTTTTGGTGCGCTCTTTGGACTATAAAAAAGCAAGCCCTATTTTTCATCTCGCAAAAATTATCGCTAAGATGCTAGGGCTTAAAAAAATTGAGATAGATGCCGGAGCAAAAGAGTTTGCCCTTAAGATCGGTTTTGTGTTCGTGCTTATCTCTTTTATAATGTTTAGTTTGGGAGAAGCACTCGCTGCGGTTTTAGTTGTTGCCGTGCTTCTGGTCTGCGCATTTTTAGAACTTACATTTAACTACTGCGTAGGCTGTCAGATATATAAGATTTTAAAGAAATTTACAAAACTTTTTTAA